The following is a genomic window from Devosia neptuniae.
CGGGGATCCGCTGCTGTGGCAGCACCTGTTCTGGCTGTTCGGGCACCCGGAAGTCTACATCATCTTCCTGCCGGCGGCCGGGGTGCTGTCCACCATCATTCCGGTGTTCGCGCAGCGGGCCATATTGGGCTATCGGGCGCTGATCGCGGCCATCGTGGCCATGGGGTTCCTGTCGTTCGGGCTATGGGTGCACCACATGTTCACCGTGGGCATTCCGCATCTGGCGCTGGCGTTTTTCTCGGCGGCGAGTGCTCTCGTGGCCGTGCCGACGGCCATCCAGATTTTTGCCTGGATCGGGACCCTGGCCAGCGGGCGGCCGCGCTGGGACGTGCCCATGCTCTATGTCGCGGGGTTTTTCGCGGTTTTCGTCATGGGCGGGTTGACCGGGGTGATGCTGGCCATGGTGCCCTTCAACACCCAGGCCCATGACAGCTATTTCGTCGTGGCCCATCTGCATTATGTGCTGGTGGGGGGCTTTGTGTTCCCCATGCTGGCCGCGCTCTATTATTGGCTGCCCCATATTACCGGGCGGCAGAGCCTTTACCGCCTCTCGGTGCCGGCGTTCTGGCTGATCCTGATCGGGTTCAACGCCACGTTCTTCTTCATGCATGTGACCGGGCTGATGGGTATGCCGCGGCGCATCTCGACCTATCCGTCCAATTGGGGCTGGGACTGGCTCAATCTGCTGTCCTCGGTCGGCAGCTTTATCCTGACCATGGGGTTTGCCCTGGTGCTGGCGGACCTCGTGCTGCAGCTGCGGTTCGGCAAGCCGTTCCGGCGCGATCCCTGGCGGGCGGCAACGCTCGAATGGGCGATGCCCACTCCGCCGCCGCATTATGCCTTTGCCGCGCTGCCCCGGATCGAGCGCCGGGCCGACCAGTTGCGCCCCGCGGAAATCGGGCCGGTGCTGGCGCGCGGCGACGGCTATTTGGGCTTTGCGCGCGATGGGCAGATGGAAACTCTGGGCGTGGACATGGTCAGCGGCGAGGTCGAGCATGTCATCGTGCTGCCGCACCCGACCTTTCTGCCGCTCTGGACGGCTCTGGCGACGGCCGCGTTTTTCCTGGCCCTGCTGTTCGGGCAATATTGGCTGGCGCCGCTGGCCGCCGTGGTCGTGGTGGCATTGTTCCTGTGCTGGCCAAGCCGGCTCGGCCGAACAGATGACCTGGGGCCGGTCGATATCGGGCGGGGGGAAACCGCGCCCTATGATGGCGAGGCCAGCGGCAATATCTGCGTGCTCGCCAACCGGACGGCGCTGGTCACCAATGGGACGCTGTTCGCGTCGTTGCTGTTCGGCGGCCTGTTCCTGGCCGTGGTGGCGCCCAATTGAGCGCCATGCCTGCCGCAGGCTTATCGGTCACCAGCGCCGTGCTGGCCGGTGCCGGGGCGATTGCAGGCGGGGCTGCCGGCTACCTGGCGCGGCGGGCCAATCGCGCGGGCCGTTCGCCGGTCGCTTGGCTGGCCGCCGCTATTGTCACCCAGCTTTTCGCGGCAGTGATGCTGGCAACGATGATGGGCGGCATGGGCGATCTGCGCCAGCATGCGCGGCTGGCGGTAATCTTTGTCACCATGGGATATTGTGCGCTGCATTGCGCCATCGGTGCGCTGATGGCCGGGCATGCCATCTGGCGCTGGCGCCAGGGCTATGTCTCGGCCCGCCGGGCCACCGACCCGGAACTCGCCATGCTGTGGAACCTCTATGCAGCGGCGGCCATCGTGCCGGGCCTGTTGCTGACCTTGCTGCTGGGGGCGATGCAATGAGCGGGCAAAGCCGCCGCGCGCTGTTGCTGCTATTTGCCGGCTTTTCGCTGTGGGCGCTGGCCTTTGTCGTATTTTACGCGCTGCAGGCGTTGGGCTGCGCTTATGGTTGGCCGCAGCATCGCCTGATCCTGATCTCAGCCTATCTACTGGCGATATTGGCCATGGCCTGGTTGGCCTGGGCCACGCCGCATTGGGCAGGCGACAAGGGCGTTTTGCCGATTGCCGCAAAATGGGCCAACCGGGCAGCGCTGGCCGCAACAATACTGATTTTGCTCCCGGTTAGCTTCGCTTCCGCCTGCATTTGAAGCGGGCTGATATGGCCCCCGTGTCGGCCAGCCACAAATTCATATTGTAGTACTATTGGGAAATGTGGTTATTCTGGTGGGGAGGGTCTGGGAGGAGCCTCCATGCATCGGAATACTGTGCGAAGTGACGGCCGCGTGCCGCTCGCTGCCGCAGATGCATAGCTACATTACGTGCCAATAGGGGGAGTGTTGTGGCGTTATTGGAAATCAACAAGGTGACCAAGGAGTTCGGCGCGATCCGGGCCCTGTCCGATGTCAGTTTCTCGATCGAGCCGGGCGAGGTGGTCGGGCTGATGGGGGATAATGGCGCCGGCAAATCGACCCTGGTCAAGATCATCTCCGGCATCTACCAGCCCACTTCCGGCTCGCTGGCCTTTGAAGGCGCGAGCGCCCATATCGGCAGCCCCGGCGAGGCCCGCAAGCTCGGCATTGAAACGGTCTACCAGGACCTGGCGCTGGCCGACAATCTGACTGCGGCACAGAACATCTTCCTGGGCCGCGAGCTCAAATACCATGTCGGCCCGTTCCGCTTCCTGCGCCACAATGCGATGAACCAGCGGGCGGCAGAATTGTTTGCCGAGCTCAAATCGGAGACCCGCGCCGACGATTATGTGCGCCAGATGTCGGGCGGCCAGCGGCAGGCGGTGGCCATTGCCCGCACCAGGCTGGCCGACGCCAAGGTCATCCTGATGGACGAGCCCACGGCGGCCATCTCGGTGCGCCAGGTGGCCGAAGTGCTCAACCTGATCCACCGGCTCAAGGATGCCGGCATTGCGGTGATCCTGATTTCCCACCGCATGCCCGACGTGTTCGCCGTCTGCGAGCGGGTCATCGTCATGCGGCGCGGTACCAAGGTGGCCGACAAGCCGATCGGCCAGACGTCGCCCGAAGAAGTGACCGCGCTCATTACCGGCGCCAAGGAAGCTGCATGATGGCCAATATCGATACGCAGGGCTTTTCCAATGTGCGCCGCACGCGCTTCTGGCAGAAGGGGTTTCTCGCCAGCCAATCGGCCTATGTGCTGGGCGCGCTGATCGTCATCATCGTGGTGATGAGCCTGCTCTCGCCCAATTTCCTGACCGCGGGCAATATTTCCAATATCACGCGCAATTTCTCGTTCATCGCCATCGCCACCTTGGGCATCACGCTGGTCATCATCACCGGGGGGATCGACCTTTCGGTCGGCTCCACCATGGCGCTGTCGGCCACGGTCACCTCGCTCATCATGGGGGCGCTGGCGGGGGCGTCCTTTGCCCTCTTTCCCGGTGGCGCGCTGATCCTGGCGCTACTGGGCGGGCTGGGCGTTGCCGCGCTGATCGGGCTATTGAACGGCTTTGCCATCGCCAAGCTGAAGCTGAGCGCCTTCGTGACCACGCTGGGCACGCTCTCGATCGTGCGGGGGCTGACTTATGTGGCCACCTATGGCCGCGGCACGTTTCCAGCGGGGCCGGACAAGGACCTGTTCCTATTGGTCACGGCCGGCAAGCTGTTCAACGTGGTGCCGATCGCCTTCATCTATCTCATCATCTGCGCCATCGCCATGTGGCTGGCGCTCACCCATACCGCCTGGGGGCGGCATGTCTTTGCCATTGGCAGCAATGAAAGCGCGGGCCGGCTGACCGGCGTCAATGTCGATCGCGTCAAGATCCAGGTCTATATGCTGTGCGGGCTGGCGGCGGGCTTTAACGGCATCATCATTTCGGGCTGGCTCGGCTCGGCGCCGGCAAACCTGGCCACCGCCTATGAGCTGACCATCATCGCCGCCGCCGTGATCGGGGGCGCCAATTTGGCGGGCGGCGTCGGAGGCGCGGCCGGGGCCATTATCGGCTGCGTGCTGATCGAGGTGATCCGCAATGGCCTGGTGCTGGCGCGGGTCGATCCATATTGGCAACAGACATTGGTGGGCTGCATCATCGTGGCGGCCGTGCTGGTGGATCGCCTCCGTTCCATGCGGAACGGCTGAAATCGCCGTCGCGTGGCGAGGAGGTCGCGCGGCGGTGTAGGGAGGCCGGCAGAATTCTCTGCCGGCGAAAGTGACCGGATATCCGGTTTTTGGGAGGACAAAAATGAACAAATCTATTCTCGTGCTCGGCACGATCGCGTCGCTGCTGCTGGGCGGCACCGCCTTTGCCCAGGACAGCCTGGTTTTCGCGGTGGTTCCCAAGGCGATGAACAACCCGTTCTTCGATCTGGCCCGCGATGGTTGCGAAGCCCGCGCCAAGGAATTGGGCAATGTGACCTGCACCTATATCGGGCCGGTGGAACACGAAGCCGCCACCCAGGCGCAGATCATCGAAGACCTGATCACCCAGGGCGTCGACGGGCTGGCCATCTCGGTGTCGGACATTGCGGCGGCCACCACCGTCATCAACCGCGCCGTGGAAGCGGGCATTCCGGTCATCACCTTTGACAGCGATGCGCCCGATAGCCAGCGCTCGGCCTATGTGGGCACCGACAACAAGCAGTTCGGCACCGCGCTGGGCGAATTGCTGCTGCAGGTCAAGCCGGATGGCGGCACCTATGGCATGATTTCGGGTGGCGCTGCTGCGCCCAACCTGGCCCTGCGTGTCGATGGCGTACGCGAAGCCCTGGCCGGTTCGGCCTGGACCGAAGTGCCGGGTTCGCCGACCTTCTCCAATGACGATATTGCCCTTGCCGTGCAGCAGATGGGCGATCTCAAGACCGCCAATCCCGATATTGACGCCATCGTGCCGGTTGGCGGCTGGCCAATGTTCGCCCCCGACGGCTGGAAGAACTTCGTGGATGGCTTCAAGGCCGATGTCGACAGCAAGGCGCTGGCCCTGGTCGTCGCCGACACCCTGCCCCAGCAGCTCCAGCTCCTGAGCGAAGGCTATGCGCATGGCCTGGTCGGCCAGCGCCCCTATGAAATGGGCCAGGTCGCCATGGACACGCTGCTGGCGCTGACCAAGGGCGAGACGGTGGAAGACATCATCTATACGGGCGTTGATGTCGTGACCGCCGAGAACGTGGCCGACTTCCTGAAATAGGCACGTCACGCTCAAATGCGGGCCGCCAGAACCCGGTTCGGCGGCCCGCATGCTGCTTGCGCTATCGCCCGCCGCCGTCAGCGGCGTGGCGCAGCCCCCTGTTGCGGAGCCGGCCGGCGGGCAAACACTTCCTTGGCGGCGAAAAGCCCGTTCAGCGCGGCCGGGAAGCCGGCATAGACGGCCATCTGCATGATGATCTCGGTGATTTCATCATGCGTCAGGCCGACATTGAGGCCCGCCTCGATATGCACTTTCAATTGCGGGGCGGCATTGCCCATGGCTGTCAGCGCGGCAATGGTGGCGATTTCGCGCGCCCGCAGATCAAGCCCGGGACGGCTATAGATGTCGCCGAAGGGAAATTCGAGCACATAGCTGGCAAAGTCGGGCGCGATGTCTGCCAGGGACGCCAGGACCTTCTCCCCGGCTTCGCCATCGATCTCAGCGAGCGCGCGCCGGCCGCGTTCCAGCCGGCTTTCGCCGACGCTGTGGTGGTGTTGCGTCATAGTCCTTCATCCTCTGTTCCAGGCCGGCATATCCGGCAATCTTGGTGTCGAGGGCGAGAAGCGAGGCCTGAAGTTCGGCCAGATGGGTGCGGACACGCTCACGGTGCTGTTCCAGCAATTCGCGGCGCTCCGCCTCTGTACTGACGCCGCGTTCCCGCAAGGCTGCATAGCGCAACATCTCCCGGATCGGCATCCCGGTCGTGCGCAGACGGCCAAGAAATTCGATCCAGATCAGGATTGATGCGTCGTAGTCCCGCTGGCTCGATTGGTCCCGGTCGGCATAGGGCAGCAGCCCGATCCGCTCATAATAGCGGATGGTATGGGCCGACAATCCCGACCGCCTGGCCAGTTCCCCGATCTTCATGAGCACCCGTTCTCGTCACGACGCAGAGACAGATACAAGTTAGAGCGCACTCTAAGTCAAGGGGCATTTCGTGTCACTGGTGGGCGGCGCGCCACGAGCCAGGCGCCGGGGTTGTTTGCAGAACGCCGGCGTGCGGGCCGCCGATCCTTTTGCGGCGCTGGACGGCAGCGAGCGGTGATGCTGCGTGCTATCACCACCTGCTGGCGAGCTTGACGTGATCAATCTGAGCCTTGCTGGTTCTGATACGCGGCAACAGCCGGGGTGCCCATCAAAGGGCGCCGCGCGATAACAATTTGGGCTTGACCAATACCCCCGGCAGGGCATCGCCCGACCGGCTGAAGGACCAGCGCGCAGCTTCGGGCGCAATCGCCGTCAGCTTTTGCCTCTGCCTTTGGAGGGCAGCGCTCTATCCAGCTGAGCTACGGGTGCATCCGTGCGGCGGGGCGGACCCCGGCTGAACGGGGTGCAAACTAGCTAAAGAGTGGGAGCCGCGCAACGGGGGTGAGCAAGAAATCCGGTGCTTGCAAGCATTGGGGGTTCTAATCGGTCGTGGCGCCCCTCCAATCGACATCTCACTCATAGTTGGCACTTAGCCACACTTCACCTCGCCCTTTTTAAGGCGGTGTTCAGTCGGAGGGCATCTCGGCATCTTTGCCGGGCCAAGCTCCCATGGTCATTGCCTGGATTATCCAGGCAAATTGGTTGCGGTCGCAGCCGCTGAAAGAAGGATCGCCCGGACAAGCTGGGCTATGGCGATGACTGGAGGCGGCAATAGCGTAAGCGGGGGGCCCTCGAACTGAACATATCCTAGACGGAGAGGACGCGCGCTTGCGCCGGGCAGGCGCTGTCCGCTGCGTTGTCGCCCACTTGCCCCGCCATCTCTCTGCCGTCCTGCCATTGCGGAGGGATGGAGGTGGGGCAGAGCTTTTCGCCAGTCTGGCGTTCGTGGCAGGCGCAGCACCCTCATCCTGACCTCCCCGCCAGGGGAAGGAAATTGGATCGGGGCTCCCGCGACCCGTCGGAACAGGGCGCCCCCGCTCACGCCCCTCCCCCGATTTCGCCATCAAGCCGCCCTGATTTGTCCTTATCGCGCTAGGGGCCTGGATGGCTGTGCGGGTGGTTTTGCCCGTGGCGCCGGGTTTATGGTTAAAATCGTAACCATTTTTTCAGGCCGGCACTCTATCGCGCCTCCTATGGAAACGGTCTAGGATGACCTTATGGCAGATGCACAGATGTTTGGGATGAAGGCGATCGGCGCGGCGGCCATGCTGGCGCTTGTGGTTTCGGGCTGCTCGATGGGGTCGCTCAAGCCTGCGCCCGGCCCGGCGACGGCGGCCATTGCAGCGCTGGCGCCCACGCAGGCGGGCCATGTGCCCAAGGCCGATGCCGTGCCAATGGCGCCGCAGGCGCTGGGTTATGCGGCCAGTGGGAGCCTCGATGGGCTGATCGCGCATTATTCCCAGCAATACAGCGTGCCCGAGGCCCTGGTACGCCGCGTGATCGTGCGCGAAAGCAATTACAATCCGGCGGCGCGCAATGGACCCTATTACGGGCTGATGCAGATTTCCCACGCCACCGCCAGCGGCATGGGTTATCGCGGCTCGCCCGGCGGGCTGCTCGATGCCGAGACCAATCTGCGCTATGCGGTGCGCTATCTGGCCGGTGCCTATGTCACGGCGCGCGGTAATCATGACCAGGCCGTGCGGTTCTATGCTGGCGGCTATTATTACGATGCCAAGCGGGCGGGGCTGTTGGCGCAATCCGGGCTGCGCTGATCCGTCTCATACCCACCGGCCATTCCGGCGCAGGCCGGAATCCATTCTAACGAACGACAGATGCGGTGTGCCTCGCCTTCAGCATGGATTCCGGCCTGCGCCGGAATGACATTGTGGGTGGGGTAGTTTCGAGCAGACACCGCATGCCGCCGTCCATCACTCCCGTTGCGCCAGCAATCTTGCGATCTGCGTCGCCAGATCGGTCTGCTGATAGGGCTTGGCGAGCCGGGGCAGATCGGTGCTGGTGCCGCTGGGCAGGTCGGCATAGCCGGTGGCGAGCAGGATCGGCAGGTCGGGGCGCAATTCCCGCGCCTTGCCGGCCAGCTCCACCCCGGTCATGCCAGGCATGGCATAATCGGTGATCAGCATATCCACCTGTTGGCCGCTGCCCAGGATTTCGAGCGCCTGCTTGCCCGAATAGGCTTCGAGCGCGGTGTGGCCGAGATCTTCCACCATATCGACGGTGTTCATGTTGATCAGCGCATCGTCATCGACCACCAGAATGGTGGAGGCGGGGGCATCGGTGCGTTCAGGCGGCATTTCGCTGACCTCCGTGACGGGTGAGGTGGAAACCGGCAGCCAGAGTTCGGCAGTGGTGCCTTCGCCGGGTGCCGAGATCAATTTGAGGGCGCCATCCAGCTGCACGGCCAGGCCATGCACCATGGAGAGGCCCAGCCCAGTCCCCTTACCCAATTCCTTGGTCGAGAAAAACGGCTCGATGGCGCTTTTGAGCGTTTCGGCATCCATGCCCGAACCGGTATCGGCCACGCCCAGGCGCAGGAAGGGGCCGCTCAGGCCCAGCCGGCTATCACTGCCATCCATCTGGTTGAGCGAAATGGTCAATTCGCCGCCCTCGGGCATGGCGTCGCGCGCATTGACCGCCAGGTTCAAGATCGCCAGTTCGAGCTGGTTGGGATCGACCCGGGCCGGCGGCAGGTCGGGCGCCAGGTCATAGCGGATGGTGACGATGGTACCCAGCGAGCGCTCCATCAGGCCGCGCATGCCCTCGAGCAATTGGGCCAGGTCCGTCGGCTCGGGCGTCAGTTCCTGCCGGCGGGCGAAAGCCAACAGCCGCGCCGTCAGCGAGGCGCCGCGCTGGGCGCCCTGGAGGGCGCCGTCGATGAAGCGGCGAATCTGCGGATCGTCGGGCAGCCGCTTGCGCAGCAATTCGAGATTGCCCTGCACGGCGGCCAACAGATTGTTGAAATCATGTGCCACCCCGCCGGTCAGCTGGCCGATGGTCTCCATCTTCTGGGCATGGCGCAATTGCTCCTCGGCGCGGTGGCGGTCGGTAATGTCGCGGAAAAACGCTGCCCCGCCCACGATCTGCCCGTCGCCGCCGCGCAGCGGGGCATGCTGGCTTTCCAGCATCACCTGCCCCGCGGCAAGGGTGGTCAATTCGATTTCCTCGATCGGGCCGGAGACGCCGGCAAGCGCGTCGCGCAGCCGCGGCTCGATAATGTCGCCCTGTTCGCGGCTGAACACATCGGTCAGCGGCCGGCCCAGCACGGCGGGCGAAGGGAGCCCGAAAATGCGTTCCATCACCGGGTTCCAGATGGTGACGCGGAAATCGCTGTCATAGGCGACAATGCCGGCCGGCACGCTGGTGAGCAGCAGGCCCGACAGCGCCCGCTCGCCGCGCAGCGCCTGTTGCGTACGCTCGCGCTCGGTGGCCAGAGCCAGCATCAGCTTTTCGCGCTCCGCCTCGGCATTGCGGCGGGCGGTAATGTCGGAGACGACGCCCACCAGGGTCTCGGGCCGCCCATAACGGTCGGGCAGCACGCGGGCGCGGGAATCCAGCCAATGCTCTTGGCCATTGGGCCAGATCACGCGATATTCGATGACCAGATCGGCCCCGGTGCTGATCGAATCGTGCAGCGCCCGCTGCACCCGCTGGGCATCGGGCGGGGCAATGGCGGCAATCAGATCGGCATAGAGCAGCCTCTCATCGGCGGCCCTGCCATAGCAGGCCTTGAACTGTTCGGAGCCGTGCAGCACCTGCTCGGTAATGTCGAGCTCCCACGAGCCCATGCGGCCGGCCAGCAGCGCCGTCTGCAGGCTCTGTTCGCCCTCGCGCAGGTCATCCAGATAACGGCGCGCTTCATATTGCCGGCGACGGCCGCGCAGCGCATTGCCCACCACATTGCTCAGCGCCTGGGGGTGGAAGGGCCGTTCGAGAAAAATCACATTGCCCAGCCGCGTCTCGAGCCCGTTGTCGAGGCCGGCAGGAATGCCCTCGTCGCGGCGGGTCAGCACGATAAAGGGAAAATCGGACCAGGAAGGTTGGTTGGCGACCCATTCGAACAGCGGCCGCAGATTGTCGCCATGCAGGGTTTCATCGGCCAGCAGGGCCACCCCGGCGCCCTTGTGCAATTGCTCCACCAGCGGGTCGACATGGGTGAAAGTTTCCGCCGTCCAGCCGGCATTTTCCAGCAATTGGCTGGTCTGGGCGCCGTCACCATCCGTCAGGATCAATGCCCGTTCCGAACTGATCACGCCGACAGGCCCTCCGCGGCGCGGAGCATAGCCGTGGCGCAGCCGCCCCGGGCGGAGCGGCAAAGCCCGGCCGGGTTCTGCAGATGGCGCGGAATGCGTCGAACCATGTCGCCCAAAAGGCTTGCCCATACCAAAACAGCGGACCACCACAGCGATGATGGCGTAAAGCCAGCCAACGCCACAAGCCGGTTTTGGTTGCAGGGTTAAATGACCGGCAAGGCTTTTGGGCGGGAACAAACTCCCTTAAAGTCCGCTCGCTTTACGGATCGGGAATCGCTTCATGCATCTGCTGCTCGTCGACGGCTCGGGTTACATCTTCCGCGCCTTCCACGCCTTGCCCCAGCTCAACCGCAAGTCGGATGGGCTGCCGGTCGGCTGCGTCCAGGGCTTTTGCAATATGCTCTACAAGCTCACCGAGGATCTCAAGGGTGAGGACGAGCCCACCCACATGGCGGTGATCTTCGATTATTCGAGCAAGACCTTCCGCGACGATATCTACCCCCAATACAAGGCGCAGCGCCCGCCCGCACCCGAAGAGCTGGTGCCGCAATTCCCCCTGACCCGCGCCGCCACCCGCGCCTTCGGCATTCCCTCCATCGAGATGGAAGGCTGGGAGGCCGATGACATCATTGCCACCTATGCCTGCAATGCGCGCAAGGCGGGCGGCAAGGTCACCATCGTGTCCTCGGACAAGGATCTGATGCAGCTGGTGGAGCCCGATGGCTCGATCCGCATGCTCGATACCATTCCCCGCCCTGGCCAGCCGCCACTACGCTGGATTGGCGTGGAGGAAGTGTTCAACAAGTTCGGCGTCGGCCCCGACAAGGTGATCGACGTGCAGGCGTTGTGCGGCGACAGCGTCGACAACGTGCCAGGTGTGCCGGGCATTGGCGTCAAGACGGCGGCCGAGCTGATCAACCAATATGGGGACCTCGAAAACCTGCTCGCCCATGTCGACGAGATCAAGCAGAATGCCCGCCGCGAAAAGCTGCGCGAACATGCCGAGCTGGCCCGCATTTCCAAGCGCCTCGTGACCCTGGCGCAGGATGTGCCGGTGGCGCTGGACCTGGGCGCCCTGGCGCGCCAGCCGATCGCTCCATCAGAGCTCTTTCCCTTCCTCAAGGCGATGGAATTTGCCACCATAACCAAGCGCCTGGCCGGCCTGCTCGACGCCAATCCCGACGACTTTGCTGCCGATCCGGACATCGCCGCCAAGCCGGTGGCCGCTGTCGGTTTCGACAATACCGCCCGCGCCGAGGCTCGCGCGGCCCGCCAGGAGGCCACCGGCCGGGCCGGCAATGCCACTGTGCTGCACGCCGCCGACATGCATGCCCGGGTCAAGGCCATTCCGTTCAATCCGGATGCCTATGAGATCATCCGCGATGCCAGCGCCCTGCAGCGTTGGCTCGACTTGATCGTGAGCAATGGCCATGTGGCCACCGACACCGAATCCACCGGGCTCGACAACCAGACCGCGGACCTGGTCGGGATTTCGTTTTCCGTTGCCCCCGGCACCGGCGCCTATCTGCCGCTCGGCCATATCGAGGGCAATGACGACATGTTCGGCGGCGGGCGCGTCGAGGGGCAGATGGATATGCGCGAGGCGCTGGACATGGTGCGTCCCATGTTTGCCGACCGCTCGATCCTCAAGATTTTCCACAATGCCAAATACGATCTGGGCCTGCTCGCCCGCTATGACATTGCGGTCAATTCCATCGATGACACGCTGCTCTTGAGCTATTCGCTCGATGGCCCGCAATTCAACACCATGGCCGAATTGTCCGACCACTGGCTGGGCTTTGCCGGTATTCCCATCAAGGACCTGTTGGGCAGCGGCAAGACGCAGAAGACCTTTGCCCAGGTGCCGCTGGCCGATGCCGCCCGCTATGCCGCCGAGGACAGTGACATCACCATCCGCCTGTGGCAGGTGCTCAAGCCCCGCCTGGCCGCCGAAAACATGACGGCGCTCTACGAAACCATCGAGCGCCCGTTGGCCCCGGTGCTGGCACGCATGGAGGGGCGCGGGGTTTCCATCGACCGCCAGATTCTCTCCCGCCTGTCCGGTGAATTCGCTCAGCGCGCCGCCGCCTTCGAGGCGGAAGCCTATGAGCTGGCGGGGCAGAGCTTTAATCTCGGCTCCCCCAAGCAATTGGGCGAAATCCTCTTCGACAAGATGGGGCTGGATGGCGGCACCAAGACCAAGACCGGCGCCTGGGCCACCGGCGCCGGCGTGCTTGAGGAACTGGCGCTCAAGGGCGTGCCGCTCGCCCGCACCATCGTCGATTGGCGCCAGCTCACCAAGCTGATGGGCACCTATACCGATGCCCTGCCCCACTATATCAACCAGCGCACCGGCCGGGTTCACACCACCTATTCCCAGCACTCGGTGCTGACCGGGCGCCTCTCCTCCAACGATCCGAACCTGCAGAATATTCCGGTGCGCACCGAGGATGGCCGCAAGATCCGTAGCGCCTTTGTCGCCGCCCCCGGCAAAATCCTGGTCTCGGCCGATTATTCGCAGATCGAATTGCGGGTGCTGGCCCATATCGCCGACATCCAGGCCCTCAAGGACGCCTTCGAGGAAGGGCTGGACATTCACGCCATGACGGCGAGCGAAATGTTCGGCGTCCCCGTCCAGGGCATGCCGTCCGACGTGCGCCGCCGCGCCAAGGCGATCAATTTCGGCATTATCTACGGCATTTCTGCCTTCGGCCTCGCCAATCAGCTGAGCATTCCGCGCGGCGAGGCGGGTGATTACATCAAGACCTATTTCGAGCGCTTCCCCGGCATTCGCGACTATATGGAAGAGCAGAAGCGGCGGGTAAA
Proteins encoded in this region:
- a CDS encoding PAS domain-containing protein, with the translated sequence MISSERALILTDGDGAQTSQLLENAGWTAETFTHVDPLVEQLHKGAGVALLADETLHGDNLRPLFEWVANQPSWSDFPFIVLTRRDEGIPAGLDNGLETRLGNVIFLERPFHPQALSNVVGNALRGRRRQYEARRYLDDLREGEQSLQTALLAGRMGSWELDITEQVLHGSEQFKACYGRAADERLLYADLIAAIAPPDAQRVQRALHDSISTGADLVIEYRVIWPNGQEHWLDSRARVLPDRYGRPETLVGVVSDITARRNAEAEREKLMLALATERERTQQALRGERALSGLLLTSVPAGIVAYDSDFRVTIWNPVMERIFGLPSPAVLGRPLTDVFSREQGDIIEPRLRDALAGVSGPIEEIELTTLAAGQVMLESQHAPLRGGDGQIVGGAAFFRDITDRHRAEEQLRHAQKMETIGQLTGGVAHDFNNLLAAVQGNLELLRKRLPDDPQIRRFIDGALQGAQRGASLTARLLAFARRQELTPEPTDLAQLLEGMRGLMERSLGTIVTIRYDLAPDLPPARVDPNQLELAILNLAVNARDAMPEGGELTISLNQMDGSDSRLGLSGPFLRLGVADTGSGMDAETLKSAIEPFFSTKELGKGTGLGLSMVHGLAVQLDGALKLISAPGEGTTAELWLPVSTSPVTEVSEMPPERTDAPASTILVVDDDALINMNTVDMVEDLGHTALEAYSGKQALEILGSGQQVDMLITDYAMPGMTGVELAGKARELRPDLPILLATGYADLPSGTSTDLPRLAKPYQQTDLATQIARLLAQRE
- the polA gene encoding DNA polymerase I, with amino-acid sequence MHLLLVDGSGYIFRAFHALPQLNRKSDGLPVGCVQGFCNMLYKLTEDLKGEDEPTHMAVIFDYSSKTFRDDIYPQYKAQRPPAPEELVPQFPLTRAATRAFGIPSIEMEGWEADDIIATYACNARKAGGKVTIVSSDKDLMQLVEPDGSIRMLDTIPRPGQPPLRWIGVEEVFNKFGVGPDKVIDVQALCGDSVDNVPGVPGIGVKTAAELINQYGDLENLLAHVDEIKQNARREKLREHAELARISKRLVTLAQDVPVALDLGALARQPIAPSELFPFLKAMEFATITKRLAGLLDANPDDFAADPDIAAKPVAAVGFDNTARAEARAARQEATGRAGNATVLHAADMHARVKAIPFNPDAYEIIRDASALQRWLDLIVSNGHVATDTESTGLDNQTADLVGISFSVAPGTGAYLPLGHIEGNDDMFGGGRVEGQMDMREALDMVRPMFADRSILKIFHNAKYDLGLLARYDIAVNSIDDTLLLSYSLDGPQFNTMAELSDHWLGFAGIPIKDLLGSGKTQKTFAQVPLADAARYAAEDSDITIRLWQVLKPRLAAENMTALYETIERPLAPVLARMEGRGVSIDRQILSRLSGEFAQRAAAFEAEAYELAGQSFNLGSPKQLGEILFDKMGLDGGTKTKTGAWATGAGVLEELALKGVPLARTIVDWRQLTKLMGTYTDALPHYINQRTGRVHTTYSQHSVLTGRLSSNDPNLQNIPVRTEDGRKIRSAFVAAPGKILVSADYSQIELRVLAHIADIQALKDAFEEGLDIHAMTASEMFGVPVQGMPSDVRRRAKAINFGIIYGISAFGLANQLSIPRGEAGDYIKTYFERFPGIRDYMEEQKRRVKADGHVSTIFGRKINFPNANSHNPSERSFVERASINAPIQGSAADIIRRAMIRMEPALKKAGIEADMLLQVHDELIFEVPLGTENTAMPVIKTVMEGAAEPAVRLNVPIQVDAHAAHNWDEAH